The genomic DNA TTTTAGGAAGTGCAAGGTATTGCTTTGAGGTTCACGGTCCTTGTGCCAAAACAATATCTGCATTTCAGATAATGTAGGTTTGCTTTCCTGTGCATCTACGAGTACTGTGCATGTGTTCATGTTCAAGCCTACAACCTAGGGAACAACCTTGCCACAGATCTGTGTTCTTGTCAAGAATAAAGCTCAGGCTGCATCCATGTTTTGAACCTATAATTTCACTGTAGGTTTACTCTGATTACTCTGTAATTTGGTTGATACACTCTTTGTGTTATTGGAGAACTCTGCTCGatgttaatttttgttattgcagtttgtattgtctttaatgttattaatttgCATATGTTTGCAAAATGATTTTTATCTACTAAATTTTATAGTCCCCTCAAACCCCCAATTGATGGACTTTGATAAGTTCCTTGTACCCCTTCCTTATTTCCTTCTATCCTGTTTGTTTTGGTCTCTCTTCCACAGGAGAGAGAATGTCTCCTTTTGTCATAGGCAGCAGTCGGTTTTTCCAGAGTTTTGACAAGTTTCAATGGGCCAGTAAGGAAAAAGTTATCAGGATTTAAGAACAATAGAAGAGCAGCATGACTGTTGGAGCAGCATGACTGTTAAAATTGACGGTGAAGATAGAATCATCATCTAATGTAAATGACACCTTTAGTAATACCGCAGTACATAATGTGCTTCGACATTCATATTGATCCAGTAGCTTCTCGTCCTAATAGCTAAAATGTGATAAGGGAAAATGAAATGAATTCTTTTGCACTCaacttgttggtttttgggtttTCAGTACTAAGAGTACAAGTCCTCCTTAATTATTTGAATACCATTGGACATTGTTATGTTAGTAATTTATGAACGTGTCATGACAAACATAATCGTTCTGTGTCTGCATAATTGTTCTTATTTGTATGAATTTCTACCATTACGGTCTGTTTGGCTACCACTTTTTCcctacattattattattattttttcttttggctGGACATAGTCTTCTAATCAGCTTCAGAATAATTTCAGTTGTAAGCAGGCTAATTGGACACCTATCTGCTGTTTCTTCAGGGAAAAACGCAAGAACAGTCACTTGTTTTGTGATTCCACCCGTCTTTGAGAGTTGATTTCAGTTAGAAGTAGACGATGTCTTTAGTTAGGTCCCAAGATCAATATGCCAGATCATATGCAAATTCCAATCTCTACACCCTTAATGGAAGCAATAACAACTCCATTGTATCAACTCCGATATTTGACTCGGATGAGCATAAGATCATGTATGCAACTGATTCTTGTAGCAGCGAGAGTTGTGATCCAAAGTACTTCCTTGACTCCCCAACGGAAGAATTTATAGGGTCATCTGGCCCTATTGACTCAATGAACCGATTTCACCCACAAGGTGTGTCTTCTTACCATCATACTGCTGGTCCTAGGCCCTCCATGATTGTGAAGAATCCATTTGACTCCTTTATGGCCATTAGACGTCAGAATGGTTATCATCCCAATTTTGAGTCAGAATACTTTGACAGTCAGAGTCCGGATATAATAGGCTATGATGAGGATAGGATGAGACTAAAGCTTCAAGAATTGGAGAGAGCACTTCTTGATGATAAGGGTGATCGTGGGGATGGTGATGTTTGTGGCCTTGATCCAGGCATGGAGATTGATGGTGAATGGGCCGATCCAATATCTTGTGCACTGCTCCACGACTCACCCAAGGAATCTTGCTCCTCGGATTCTAATTTTAGCAGTATCAGCAGCAATAAAGAGATATCACTGACATCCCCACCTGGGACTCCAAAGCAGCTGCTTTTTAATTGCGCATCAATGATTTCTGAAGGCAATATTGCTGAAGCATCAACCATGATAGACGATCTTCGGCAAAGGGTCTCAATCCAAGGAGAACCTTCCCAGAGAATTGCAGCTTACATGGTGGAAGCTCTTGCAGCTCGTGTGGCTACCTCCGGCAAAGGTCTTTATAAAGCACTTAAATGCAAAGAGCCCCCTTCAAACGATCGATTATCAGCTATGCAGGTCCTTTTTGAGGTGTGCCCATGTTTTAGGTTTGGATTTATGGCTGCAAATGGTGCGCTTATAGAGGCATTTAAAGATGAAAAGAAGGTTCATATAATAGATTTTGACATAAACCAGGGGAGTCAGTACATAACGTTAATACAAACTCTTGCCCGTCAACCTGGTAAGCCACCGCACTTGAGGTTAACTGGGGTTGATGATCCAGAATCTGTTCAACGTTCCATTGGGGGCCTGAAGATCATTGGACAAAGGCTCAAGCAACTGGCTGAACAACTTAAAGTGCCATTTGAGTTCCAAGCAGTTGCGTCAAGGACTGCATTGGTGAGTCCAGCAATGCTGGAGTGCCAGGCTGGCGAAGCTCTGGTAGTGAACTTTGCTTTCCAGCTTCACCACATGCCTGATGAGAGTGTTTCAACTGTCAACGAGCGAGACCAGCTTCTGCGGATGATCAAGAGCATGAACCCCAAGCTCGTTACTGTTGTCGAACAAGACATGAACACCAACACAGCACCATTTCTAGCCAGGTTTGTGGAAGCTTACAATTACTATTCAGCGGTGTTTGATTCCCTTGATGCAACCCTTCCCAGGGACAGCCAAGACAGGTTGAACGTAGAAAAGCAGTGTCTAGCACGGGACATAGTTAACATCGTTGCGTGCGAGGGAGAGGAAAGAATAGAGCGGTACGAAGTTGCGGGGAAGTGGAGGGCGCGGATGATGATGGCAGGGTTCACGGCGTGCCCGATGAGCCCAAAGGTGAACGAAGCAATCAAGAAGCTTATAAAGGAGTACAGTGAGAGGTTCAAGGTGGAGGATGTGAAGGGTGCCCTCCATTTTGGATGGGAAGATAAAGTGCTGATTGTTGCTTCAGCTTGGAGGTGATGGGTGATGGGTGATGGGTCCGATGGGTATATTACCATTGTTCCAATGTAGCTATGCTCCTCTATACTCATCCTCAAAATGTTTTGAATCATACTGGGTTACTTTGTATTAGCTTCTTCAAGTTAGTAGGAGACACTGGAAAACAAACCCTTTAATTTTGTGTAAGAATGTTAAGGTTTTGCAAGAATTAGGGCTGCACAGTTGTAACATAACCCCTTACCCCTATCTTTCTCCTCCTCTttgtattaatttgttttgttttgttttatcttCTTTCTGGCTGTATATCTTGATGGCTGCTGTTTCATTGTACTGtgcttctttttgtttttgtactCTGCAGAAATTTCAACTAaacaaaatattctcaaaattttctatcTCCAATTCTTTTTGTTGGATGATTGATCAACTCTAAaggcaatttttttaaatttttttacctttaaattatgaattgaaaaatataaaaaaatattttctaaatttttaaaaaataaatgttattatttcttaaaacatgaaatcatattatattataaaattataattaaaagattaaaaaaaatatatattctacaAGTGAAAGGGCTTCAAATGTCCCATTCAGTATTttagcaataaaaaaatataacgtGAAAGGATATACAAATTTACTTTTTCCACAAACACCTCACTACAAATTATTATTGGTTTGGAGCATAGAAATTTTCTAATGAATTTACTAGAGAGAGATTGAACATGTTATTTGATGTTTTAGACTTCAAATTACATTAATCAAACAATTTCCAATGAGATTGTAGTCTAACTAACaatttacaaagataaaaaaataattagtcaatGATTGTTTATCAtaagtttacaaaatatatatatatatatatatatatattctccatAAAACCAGTCAGACAAGCGTAGTGATGTTTAGTTCAATTTGGATTTAACAATCCTTAAGAgagatttcaaattttagaatctCTTACATTTGATTGAAGAGATTTCAAGTAATGTTAATTGAAATTGTCATTTCAAGTGCACCATTTTAGATGATACCCatgtaaatttcatttaaagtcCCTTGTATTTCTTGGATTTAGATCCAAATCAAAATGCTTTCAAcaataatgcattcaaacaacaggtttgaaatttcaaatcaaaCGACCCCAATTCAAAGGGCAACCTAAAATTTCTGGCACACCTTTGGTAAGATCAAATTgtaagagagaaaacaaaaatgttatACAGTAACACAAGTTATCTTGATAGACAAAACCACCAAAATCGCAAACCTAACTGCTAGATCATTTGAGCAATAATTTTCACATATTACTTCGGCAGTGGCACTAGCATTTCATAACTCCCAACAGTTCAATGTAACTGTTTCCCATACAATGATCAACCCAGAATATTATTTCTCAATGGGAAGCAAGAGACGTTGAAGAGGACAGAAGAGCACAGAACTGAACGAAGATGAGCTTTGACTAGTCCGTCCATCCACAAAATACAAACTAGCCCAACTTCATTTTCATTAGCTGTCATAACAAGGATCGGCAAAGCAATAAATAATGTATGTGCATAGCCGCTGATTGTCCATCTTCTGGTCGTAACACAAGTGCTTATCCCTCAAAGCCCCCCCAAACCAATTGGCGTAACAAGTCAGGGACTTTCACAATGATTCTCAGTGCTTGATTCCAACAAAACACAAGCCTACTTCAGCTTGGGCCTGCAACTCTTCCAAGACCTTTACAAGTTTCTCGCGGCATACAGTTGCATCAATTGTTTCTGCAAGCATTTTCCTTACTCTTTCATCAtgtacaaaaacaagaaaagaaaagaaaaaaagaagaaaggagtgAGAAATATATATCAAAAACTTAATAACCTAATTGAACATCCAAAATCGGAAGAAATAGAAGCAGGAACAACCAAGATAGCACTCATGTAAAGATGAATCCTATCATAGTCAGAAACATGGTTGAGATCATGATATAACACAATGAAGAATGGCCTTGTTACTAGATGCATTTGAAGGTATGCATCTACAAGAATCCAGTTGCATAAAGCTTTATACTACAAGTCGAACTAGACACATTGGCAATTATAGATTCAATCGACATATTGGCAATTATAGACTCCCCCTGGTctctcctttttattttttgacttcCAAGATACATTTTTGCATTGATGATCTCTACTACTCCCAAGTAGAGAATGGTAATTCTAATTTCTAGGTGCTACTCTAGTAAACTCTTGCAGTGAGAGTCCAACAAGTCAATTTCATCAGGTAACTTCCAGGAAAAAGAGGAAAACCCTGGCTCCTACATCTTTTAACAAGTCAGTAGATGTATTATGGTGGAATCAGGAAGTATGTCTGACAGCATTGATCCATCAAAGACTAATGTGCAAGACTGCTCGCAACTTCCCATTCCAGCACCATATTCATATGCTACCTAGAAATGAAAAAGTTTGAAAAGTGCACCATGAAAAAAGCCAAATgccccctccccctccctctCTATCAGATAATATTTATAAGCATGTGGAATGTCCATAGAAAGCTAGAATTTTATGtaaccaaccccacatagtaggACGAAAGCTAggtatattgttgttgttgtatgttgGATGTCTATAATCATAGACCATATTACATGCTGCACCAACAACAAATGAAAAGGTATACAGCTGAACCAATTCTTCGTCATCCAATTGAGTCCATAAATGAAAAGGCAAGTCAAGGCCCACATTAGGCATGtgaatttgaaatatataaagCCACAGTACATTGAAGACCATTGGCTACTCAGAATTCAGTTGGTTACAGTTGATCATTAGAGAAACAGTATTCAATTTAACtgactataatataatatatgttatatggTCTTCATTTGTTTGTCAGAGTACACATCTTCGTGTGTCTGGAGTATCAATTTTGCCAAAGGAAAaagataatttgaaaaaatagttcTAAAATTCAATTGAATATGAATAATATCTGCTGGTTCAATAGACAACAATCACGTCCAGCAAATCGCCAAATGAAGGCGCTGTCTGTTTGCAAGTTAAACATTTTCTAGGGAAATAAATCACTCATTTTCCAGTGTTTGAATgatggaaaataaggaaaataattttatacagaAAATATCTTACACCGAAAGAGGGAAAATCTGtaagttattttctcatttgcaCCAACACTAATAAATTACCATTCCTTACAACAAAACAGATCTACATAtaggaatataaatatatatatctatatataagtACATACATATAggtacataaatatacatatgtataaatatatcaatacatacatatatacacacacataaataaataacatatggatatatacatatacatacatatatacaagtacatgcatataaaaatacatatatctaTAATGTATGCACCAGTGTTGTTAAAGGCGTGCGCCTAGGAGCAAGGCCCCTCAAGGCGCAGCCATCTTGCCTTGCCATGCCCAGGCGAGGCGAGATCCAGCCAGGCGCGCCTCCCTCAGGCTTACATCCATCAGGCGCAGCTTATTTTTcagcatgttttattttttaaacattcttcttcttcttctgctgctgctgctaaacttcttcttcttcttcttcttccgttgctgctaaacttcttcttctgttgctgctaaacttcttcttcttcttcttattccgCTGCTGCTAAACTTCGtctactttttcttcttcttcttactacGTTGTTGCTactaaacttcttcttcttcttcctctgctgctaaacttcttcttctttttcttctcactACGCTGCTGCTACTGCTAgcctgcttctttttcttcttcttcttcttcttctttttctctgcttcttcttcttctttcttacgTTGCTGCTGctacttctcttcttcttcttcttctcttcctcttgttcttcttcttcttcagttcttttttttttttttaatttttatttgttgatgcctgctgctgcttcttcttgaagtatgtttatgttgtgatttatttaatataagttgaattcttgaattttttgataacataaatgttgatatgtgattaagatctattttatgacttattattcaattaagaagtatatttttctttcttcttagtcAGCATGCGCCTTGCACCTGCCAGGCGCGCGAAGGCGCGCGCCTCGccttgcgcctcaggctccaagaccctttgcgccttagtgcgccttgggcctttaataacactgataTGCACATAGCTAAttattggaaaatattttcacgtcacaagataaaaaaaatattttacatcaaaacaaacagagccaaaataaaagaattattttacGTGTCAAATTCTATACATATGTGATTATGTGAATTGAAATGAACACGGAGGAGTGGTTGTCTTTGTGTGTTCAGTGTCCAGGTCCCCAATGCAATTTAACTACGATAAATTAGCTTGTAATTAGCAAGAAGACAAGATAGAAATTGAATAAAACTGTGAGATTTATGCAACATTATAATGATAGGGGGAAAGCATAAAAatggaataataaaaaaaaggacaGTATCATGTTCTTAataggagagaaaaaagaaaagaaaaaagtgcaaatatataaatatagcaACATAACAAAGAACTCTACTAGAAgtaggaaaatgatatgatttcTTCTCCCAGTTGGTTCCTTCCAGTGAGAAATTGGAATAGAGAACAAGGGGCGTTCCTAGTGCATTAGGCTCTCTACTTTGCAAGGTCTTCCTTTTTACACAACCTTATCTTTGCTTTGCATATAGGAGGGAGgcttccacaactcaaacctgtGATCTCTTATCAGAGAGGAGCAACTTTACACATTGCAAAATGGAATAGACAGACGAcagaaggaaagaaatataaCAAGGTCATGTTTCTTAAATAAATCCCACTGACAACTTTAATTATTCTTGTTCCTGATtgtgttattgttattattacttttttttttcccccactTTGTCTGATATCCTATAAAGCATGTTTGgataataataatcaatatgCACCTGTGAACAATTGCAGTGTCACCATGACCAGTGCAAATTATAAGCATCGTATTTGTAGGTAAGCAGGAATGAAGGTGCCTGATTCTAGCATCCAAGCGAGTCAAGATGTCCTTCAGCTCAGAGGAAACACTGGATTTGATGCCTTGTCTGCTTGCAGAGTTCTTGCACGTAATCAGTGACATCATCTCAGCAAGTCTTCCATCTAACTTCTCCTTGTCCTCTGCTTGTTTCTtgaaataggaatttaattctGAGAACTGGGCCCATACAAACTGCACCTTGTTGTTTGTAACCTAATTTAACATCAAAAAGAAGTTacaagag from Diospyros lotus cultivar Yz01 chromosome 4, ASM1463336v1, whole genome shotgun sequence includes the following:
- the LOC127799640 gene encoding scarecrow-like protein 1, coding for MSLVRSQDQYARSYANSNLYTLNGSNNNSIVSTPIFDSDEHKIMYATDSCSSESCDPKYFLDSPTEEFIGSSGPIDSMNRFHPQGVSSYHHTAGPRPSMIVKNPFDSFMAIRRQNGYHPNFESEYFDSQSPDIIGYDEDRMRLKLQELERALLDDKGDRGDGDVCGLDPGMEIDGEWADPISCALLHDSPKESCSSDSNFSSISSNKEISLTSPPGTPKQLLFNCASMISEGNIAEASTMIDDLRQRVSIQGEPSQRIAAYMVEALAARVATSGKGLYKALKCKEPPSNDRLSAMQVLFEVCPCFRFGFMAANGALIEAFKDEKKVHIIDFDINQGSQYITLIQTLARQPGKPPHLRLTGVDDPESVQRSIGGLKIIGQRLKQLAEQLKVPFEFQAVASRTALVSPAMLECQAGEALVVNFAFQLHHMPDESVSTVNERDQLLRMIKSMNPKLVTVVEQDMNTNTAPFLARFVEAYNYYSAVFDSLDATLPRDSQDRLNVEKQCLARDIVNIVACEGEERIERYEVAGKWRARMMMAGFTACPMSPKVNEAIKKLIKEYSERFKVEDVKGALHFGWEDKVLIVASAWR